A genomic window from Brassica oleracea var. oleracea cultivar TO1000 chromosome C8, BOL, whole genome shotgun sequence includes:
- the LOC106309979 gene encoding phosphatidate cytidylyltransferase, mitochondrial-like isoform X6: MALSDHYASWMVHLGGARLITQVADKVGVGVHFNPFVSWNDRKLKYGVVRMNDLVQDILDWNRFYLSGRLQKPVHLLVDNLDIQDVNSVNKRAAVSAALLLLPSKFTEEDLYAKICSLSYMGDLRMLFAEDTNKVNKIVKGQFDLFQSMYKPFLEECETKNLLRFSSAETNLVQDSSLSSSRSLVSSLPASVRSQMRKLLGEKKTLSETGRVSREVCIGSREEAAKCMEKVMKRRVMVSSARQAVSGFLAAGAINATVYLSQKMRKAWNSRS; this comes from the exons ATGGCACTCTCAG ATCACTATGCTTCATGGATGGTTCACCTTGGTGGAGCTAGGCTG ATTACGCAAGTTGCAGATAAAGTAGGTGTTGGAGTTCACTTCAACCCATTTGTCAGTTGGAACGACAGG AAGCTCAAGTATGGGGTTGTTCGGATGAATGACCTAGTACAGGACATTCTGGACTGGAACAGATTCTACTTGAGTGGCCGTTTACAAAAACCC GTTCATTTGCTTGTTGATAATCTGGACATACAAGACGTCAACTCTGTTAATAAGAGAGCCGCAGTATCTGCAGCCCTTCTTCTCTTGCCTTCAAAATTCACCGAG GAAGATCTATACGCCAAAATATGCAGCCTTTCTTACATGGGAGACTTGCGAATGCTTTTTGCAGAGGACACTAATAAA GTGAACAAGATTGTAAAGGGGCAGTTTGATCTTTTCCAGTCAATGTATAAGCCTTTTCTTGAAGAGTGCGAGACCAAAAACTTACTGAGATTCTCATCTGCTGAAACTAATTTAGTTCAG GACTCTAGCCTTTCATCATCACGCTCACTGGTCTCTTCTCTTCCTGCATCAGTAAGAAGCCAAATGAGGAAGTTACTTGGGGAAAAGAAAACCTTGAGTGAGACCG GTAGAGTTTCAAGGGAAGTTTGTATAGGTTCAAGAGAAGAAGCTGCGAAATGTATGGAGAAGGTAATGAAGCGAAGGGTAATGGTTTCAAGCGCAAGACAGGCTGTGTCTGGCTTCTTGGCTGCTGGTGCTATTAATGCAACTGTGTATCTTTCACAGAAAATGCGCAAAGCTTGGAATTCTCGGTCATGA
- the LOC106309979 gene encoding phosphatidate cytidylyltransferase, mitochondrial-like isoform X5, translated as METSQRDELASFLTVLPPVDFCCVYGSTLHPNNQDKVNHYASWMVHLGGARLITQVADKVGVGVHFNPFVSWNDRLKYGVVRMNDLVQDILDWNRFYLSGRLQKPVHLLVDNLDIQDVNSVNKRAAVSAALLLLPSKFTEEDLYAKICSLSYMGDLRMLFAEDTNKVNKIVKGQFDLFQSMYKPFLEECETKNLLRFSSAETNLVQDSSLSSSRSLVSSLPASVRSQMRKLLGEKKTLSETGRVSREVCIGSREEAAKCMEKVMKRRVMVSSARQAVSGFLAAGAINATVYLSQKMRKAWNSRS; from the exons ATGGAAACTAGTCAAAGAGATGAGCTAGCTAGCTTCTTAACTGTTCTTCCCCCTGTGGATTTCTGTTGTGTTTACGGTTCAACGCTGCACCCAAACAACCAAGATAAG GTGA ATCACTATGCTTCATGGATGGTTCACCTTGGTGGAGCTAGGCTG ATTACGCAAGTTGCAGATAAAGTAGGTGTTGGAGTTCACTTCAACCCATTTGTCAGTTGGAACGACAGG CTCAAGTATGGGGTTGTTCGGATGAATGACCTAGTACAGGACATTCTGGACTGGAACAGATTCTACTTGAGTGGCCGTTTACAAAAACCC GTTCATTTGCTTGTTGATAATCTGGACATACAAGACGTCAACTCTGTTAATAAGAGAGCCGCAGTATCTGCAGCCCTTCTTCTCTTGCCTTCAAAATTCACCGAG GAAGATCTATACGCCAAAATATGCAGCCTTTCTTACATGGGAGACTTGCGAATGCTTTTTGCAGAGGACACTAATAAA GTGAACAAGATTGTAAAGGGGCAGTTTGATCTTTTCCAGTCAATGTATAAGCCTTTTCTTGAAGAGTGCGAGACCAAAAACTTACTGAGATTCTCATCTGCTGAAACTAATTTAGTTCAG GACTCTAGCCTTTCATCATCACGCTCACTGGTCTCTTCTCTTCCTGCATCAGTAAGAAGCCAAATGAGGAAGTTACTTGGGGAAAAGAAAACCTTGAGTGAGACCG GTAGAGTTTCAAGGGAAGTTTGTATAGGTTCAAGAGAAGAAGCTGCGAAATGTATGGAGAAGGTAATGAAGCGAAGGGTAATGGTTTCAAGCGCAAGACAGGCTGTGTCTGGCTTCTTGGCTGCTGGTGCTATTAATGCAACTGTGTATCTTTCACAGAAAATGCGCAAAGCTTGGAATTCTCGGTCATGA
- the LOC106309979 gene encoding phosphatidate cytidylyltransferase, mitochondrial-like isoform X3 — translation METSQRDELASFLTVLPPVDFCCVYGSTLHPNNQDKSKMVDYILGVSDPMQWHSQVNHYASWMVHLGGARLITQVADKVGVGVHFNPFVSWNDRKLKYGVVRMNDLVQDILDWNRFYLSGRLQKPVHLLVDNLDIQDVNSVNKRAAVSAALLLLPSKFTEEDLYAKICSLSYMGDLRMLFAEDTNKVNKIVKGQFDLFQSMYKPFLEECETKNLLRFSSAETNLVQDSSLSSSRSLVSSLPASVRSQMRKLLGEKKTLSETGRVSREVCIGSREEAAKCMEKVMKRRVMVSSARQAVSGFLAAGAINATVYLSQKMRKAWNSRS, via the exons ATGGAAACTAGTCAAAGAGATGAGCTAGCTAGCTTCTTAACTGTTCTTCCCCCTGTGGATTTCTGTTGTGTTTACGGTTCAACGCTGCACCCAAACAACCAAGATAAG TCTAAAATGGTGGACTACATCCTTGGCGTTTCTGATCCCATGCAATGGCACTCTCAGGTGA ATCACTATGCTTCATGGATGGTTCACCTTGGTGGAGCTAGGCTG ATTACGCAAGTTGCAGATAAAGTAGGTGTTGGAGTTCACTTCAACCCATTTGTCAGTTGGAACGACAGG AAGCTCAAGTATGGGGTTGTTCGGATGAATGACCTAGTACAGGACATTCTGGACTGGAACAGATTCTACTTGAGTGGCCGTTTACAAAAACCC GTTCATTTGCTTGTTGATAATCTGGACATACAAGACGTCAACTCTGTTAATAAGAGAGCCGCAGTATCTGCAGCCCTTCTTCTCTTGCCTTCAAAATTCACCGAG GAAGATCTATACGCCAAAATATGCAGCCTTTCTTACATGGGAGACTTGCGAATGCTTTTTGCAGAGGACACTAATAAA GTGAACAAGATTGTAAAGGGGCAGTTTGATCTTTTCCAGTCAATGTATAAGCCTTTTCTTGAAGAGTGCGAGACCAAAAACTTACTGAGATTCTCATCTGCTGAAACTAATTTAGTTCAG GACTCTAGCCTTTCATCATCACGCTCACTGGTCTCTTCTCTTCCTGCATCAGTAAGAAGCCAAATGAGGAAGTTACTTGGGGAAAAGAAAACCTTGAGTGAGACCG GTAGAGTTTCAAGGGAAGTTTGTATAGGTTCAAGAGAAGAAGCTGCGAAATGTATGGAGAAGGTAATGAAGCGAAGGGTAATGGTTTCAAGCGCAAGACAGGCTGTGTCTGGCTTCTTGGCTGCTGGTGCTATTAATGCAACTGTGTATCTTTCACAGAAAATGCGCAAAGCTTGGAATTCTCGGTCATGA
- the LOC106309979 gene encoding phosphatidate cytidylyltransferase, mitochondrial-like isoform X1, translating to METSQRDELASFLTVLPPVDFCCVYGSTLHPNNQDKSKMVDYILGVSDPMQWHSQNLKMNSDHYASWMVHLGGARLITQVADKVGVGVHFNPFVSWNDRKLKYGVVRMNDLVQDILDWNRFYLSGRLQKPVHLLVDNLDIQDVNSVNKRAAVSAALLLLPSKFTEEDLYAKICSLSYMGDLRMLFAEDTNKVNKIVKGQFDLFQSMYKPFLEECETKNLLRFSSAETNLVQDSSLSSSRSLVSSLPASVRSQMRKLLGEKKTLSETGRVSREVCIGSREEAAKCMEKVMKRRVMVSSARQAVSGFLAAGAINATVYLSQKMRKAWNSRS from the exons ATGGAAACTAGTCAAAGAGATGAGCTAGCTAGCTTCTTAACTGTTCTTCCCCCTGTGGATTTCTGTTGTGTTTACGGTTCAACGCTGCACCCAAACAACCAAGATAAG TCTAAAATGGTGGACTACATCCTTGGCGTTTCTGATCCCATGCAATGGCACTCTCAG AATCTGAAAATGAATTCAGATCACTATGCTTCATGGATGGTTCACCTTGGTGGAGCTAGGCTG ATTACGCAAGTTGCAGATAAAGTAGGTGTTGGAGTTCACTTCAACCCATTTGTCAGTTGGAACGACAGG AAGCTCAAGTATGGGGTTGTTCGGATGAATGACCTAGTACAGGACATTCTGGACTGGAACAGATTCTACTTGAGTGGCCGTTTACAAAAACCC GTTCATTTGCTTGTTGATAATCTGGACATACAAGACGTCAACTCTGTTAATAAGAGAGCCGCAGTATCTGCAGCCCTTCTTCTCTTGCCTTCAAAATTCACCGAG GAAGATCTATACGCCAAAATATGCAGCCTTTCTTACATGGGAGACTTGCGAATGCTTTTTGCAGAGGACACTAATAAA GTGAACAAGATTGTAAAGGGGCAGTTTGATCTTTTCCAGTCAATGTATAAGCCTTTTCTTGAAGAGTGCGAGACCAAAAACTTACTGAGATTCTCATCTGCTGAAACTAATTTAGTTCAG GACTCTAGCCTTTCATCATCACGCTCACTGGTCTCTTCTCTTCCTGCATCAGTAAGAAGCCAAATGAGGAAGTTACTTGGGGAAAAGAAAACCTTGAGTGAGACCG GTAGAGTTTCAAGGGAAGTTTGTATAGGTTCAAGAGAAGAAGCTGCGAAATGTATGGAGAAGGTAATGAAGCGAAGGGTAATGGTTTCAAGCGCAAGACAGGCTGTGTCTGGCTTCTTGGCTGCTGGTGCTATTAATGCAACTGTGTATCTTTCACAGAAAATGCGCAAAGCTTGGAATTCTCGGTCATGA
- the LOC106309979 gene encoding phosphatidate cytidylyltransferase, mitochondrial-like isoform X2: METSQRDELASFLTVLPPVDFCCVYGSTLHPNNQDKSKMVDYILGVSDPMQWHSQNLKMNSDHYASWMVHLGGARLITQVADKVGVGVHFNPFVSWNDRLKYGVVRMNDLVQDILDWNRFYLSGRLQKPVHLLVDNLDIQDVNSVNKRAAVSAALLLLPSKFTEEDLYAKICSLSYMGDLRMLFAEDTNKVNKIVKGQFDLFQSMYKPFLEECETKNLLRFSSAETNLVQDSSLSSSRSLVSSLPASVRSQMRKLLGEKKTLSETGRVSREVCIGSREEAAKCMEKVMKRRVMVSSARQAVSGFLAAGAINATVYLSQKMRKAWNSRS; the protein is encoded by the exons ATGGAAACTAGTCAAAGAGATGAGCTAGCTAGCTTCTTAACTGTTCTTCCCCCTGTGGATTTCTGTTGTGTTTACGGTTCAACGCTGCACCCAAACAACCAAGATAAG TCTAAAATGGTGGACTACATCCTTGGCGTTTCTGATCCCATGCAATGGCACTCTCAG AATCTGAAAATGAATTCAGATCACTATGCTTCATGGATGGTTCACCTTGGTGGAGCTAGGCTG ATTACGCAAGTTGCAGATAAAGTAGGTGTTGGAGTTCACTTCAACCCATTTGTCAGTTGGAACGACAGG CTCAAGTATGGGGTTGTTCGGATGAATGACCTAGTACAGGACATTCTGGACTGGAACAGATTCTACTTGAGTGGCCGTTTACAAAAACCC GTTCATTTGCTTGTTGATAATCTGGACATACAAGACGTCAACTCTGTTAATAAGAGAGCCGCAGTATCTGCAGCCCTTCTTCTCTTGCCTTCAAAATTCACCGAG GAAGATCTATACGCCAAAATATGCAGCCTTTCTTACATGGGAGACTTGCGAATGCTTTTTGCAGAGGACACTAATAAA GTGAACAAGATTGTAAAGGGGCAGTTTGATCTTTTCCAGTCAATGTATAAGCCTTTTCTTGAAGAGTGCGAGACCAAAAACTTACTGAGATTCTCATCTGCTGAAACTAATTTAGTTCAG GACTCTAGCCTTTCATCATCACGCTCACTGGTCTCTTCTCTTCCTGCATCAGTAAGAAGCCAAATGAGGAAGTTACTTGGGGAAAAGAAAACCTTGAGTGAGACCG GTAGAGTTTCAAGGGAAGTTTGTATAGGTTCAAGAGAAGAAGCTGCGAAATGTATGGAGAAGGTAATGAAGCGAAGGGTAATGGTTTCAAGCGCAAGACAGGCTGTGTCTGGCTTCTTGGCTGCTGGTGCTATTAATGCAACTGTGTATCTTTCACAGAAAATGCGCAAAGCTTGGAATTCTCGGTCATGA
- the LOC106309193 gene encoding glutathione S-transferase T3-like: MDSYPFSAHSNFVELLSQQTVPFGNNEDSGDLSSSQPLPGSIGTDPPNCDGDSGPQRQERRKWTPTDDVVLISSWLNTSKDPVVGNEQKSNGFWKRIAAYFAASPLLAGCKERDHNQCKHRWHRINDLVSKFCGAYEAATREKTSGQNENDVLKLAHQIFYNNYKTRINLENAWKELRHDQKWCELATAKNDGILKKRKCEDGGDSESSQATENKRTPGVKAAKKACQKTVVSDGDLKKFQSMWTMRQADLDRKERLSQLSLLNSLIGKKEPLPEYEETLKKKPINDLW; the protein is encoded by the coding sequence ATGGATTCTTATCCATTTTCTGCTCACTCAAACTTTGTTGAACTACTCAGTCAACAAACAGTTCCCTTTGGTAACAATGAAGATAGTGGTGATCTATCTTCATCACAACCACTTCCTGGTAGTATAGGAACTGATCCTCCAAACTGTGATGGAGACAGTGGTCCTCAGCGCCAAGAACGTCGAAAGTGGACACCAACGGATGATGTAGTCTTGATTAGCTCGTGGTTAAACACGAGCAAGGATCCTGTGGTCGGCAACGAGCAAAAATCCAACGGTTTTTGGAAAAGGATTGCTGCTTACTTTGCAGCAAGTCCTCTGCTTGCTGGCTGCAAAGAACGAGACCATAATCAATGCAAGCATCGATGGCATAGGATCAATGACCTCGTCTCCAAGTTCTGTGGAGCGTATGAAGCAGCTACTAGGGAAAAAACAAGTGGCCAGAACGAAAATGATGTCCTCAAGCTAGCTCATCAGATATTTTACAACAACTACAAGACGAGGATTAATCTTGAAAACGCTTGGAAGGAGCTGCGGCACGACCAGAAGTGGTGCGAGTTGGCTACTGCAAAAAACGATGGGATCTTGAAGAAGAGGAAGTGTGAGGACGGGGGAGATTCAGAGAGTTCTCAAGCAACAGAGAACAAGCGTACCCCTGGTGTGAAGGCCGCAAAGAAAGCTTGTCAGAAGACGGTGGTTTCGGATGGTGATCTTAAAAAGTTTCAGAGTATGTGGACAATGAGACAGGCAGATTTGGACAGGAAAGAAAGGTTGTCTCAGCTGAGCCTGCTTAACAGTCTCATTGGGAAAAAAGAACCCCTTCCCGAGTATGAAGAAACCCTCAAGAAGAAGCCGATAAATGATTTGTGGTAG
- the LOC106309979 gene encoding phosphatidate cytidylyltransferase, mitochondrial-like isoform X4, whose product METSQRDELASFLTVLPPVDFCCVYGSTLHPNNQDKVNHYASWMVHLGGARLITQVADKVGVGVHFNPFVSWNDRKLKYGVVRMNDLVQDILDWNRFYLSGRLQKPVHLLVDNLDIQDVNSVNKRAAVSAALLLLPSKFTEEDLYAKICSLSYMGDLRMLFAEDTNKVNKIVKGQFDLFQSMYKPFLEECETKNLLRFSSAETNLVQDSSLSSSRSLVSSLPASVRSQMRKLLGEKKTLSETGRVSREVCIGSREEAAKCMEKVMKRRVMVSSARQAVSGFLAAGAINATVYLSQKMRKAWNSRS is encoded by the exons ATGGAAACTAGTCAAAGAGATGAGCTAGCTAGCTTCTTAACTGTTCTTCCCCCTGTGGATTTCTGTTGTGTTTACGGTTCAACGCTGCACCCAAACAACCAAGATAAG GTGA ATCACTATGCTTCATGGATGGTTCACCTTGGTGGAGCTAGGCTG ATTACGCAAGTTGCAGATAAAGTAGGTGTTGGAGTTCACTTCAACCCATTTGTCAGTTGGAACGACAGG AAGCTCAAGTATGGGGTTGTTCGGATGAATGACCTAGTACAGGACATTCTGGACTGGAACAGATTCTACTTGAGTGGCCGTTTACAAAAACCC GTTCATTTGCTTGTTGATAATCTGGACATACAAGACGTCAACTCTGTTAATAAGAGAGCCGCAGTATCTGCAGCCCTTCTTCTCTTGCCTTCAAAATTCACCGAG GAAGATCTATACGCCAAAATATGCAGCCTTTCTTACATGGGAGACTTGCGAATGCTTTTTGCAGAGGACACTAATAAA GTGAACAAGATTGTAAAGGGGCAGTTTGATCTTTTCCAGTCAATGTATAAGCCTTTTCTTGAAGAGTGCGAGACCAAAAACTTACTGAGATTCTCATCTGCTGAAACTAATTTAGTTCAG GACTCTAGCCTTTCATCATCACGCTCACTGGTCTCTTCTCTTCCTGCATCAGTAAGAAGCCAAATGAGGAAGTTACTTGGGGAAAAGAAAACCTTGAGTGAGACCG GTAGAGTTTCAAGGGAAGTTTGTATAGGTTCAAGAGAAGAAGCTGCGAAATGTATGGAGAAGGTAATGAAGCGAAGGGTAATGGTTTCAAGCGCAAGACAGGCTGTGTCTGGCTTCTTGGCTGCTGGTGCTATTAATGCAACTGTGTATCTTTCACAGAAAATGCGCAAAGCTTGGAATTCTCGGTCATGA